From one Xiphophorus hellerii strain 12219 chromosome 18, Xiphophorus_hellerii-4.1, whole genome shotgun sequence genomic stretch:
- the jam3a gene encoding junctional adhesion molecule C, translated as MKRCKMAMARLVACIVLYTSLGHIPSSLGVILRTTDKIVWANEFEPIELTCLIESISTNNPRIEWKKIKNGIPSYVYFQNKISGDLENRAQLREPANILIFNTSRADTAEYRCEVAAIEDQRDFDEILISLAVRVKPVVPRCSVPESVTVGTSTELRCLENEGFPAPQYRWFHNNEELPQDPKTSQRFVNFSYIINPDTGSLKFRRVRKEDAGEYYCQAKNDAGNAQCSPKVMDVCDVDVLGIFLQSCGGLMAVVTLIFVIYLMKRLCCYKSVYNGNNYNTPAQAPAIDYADADEGHFRHKSSFII; from the exons ATGAAACGCTGCAAGATGGCGATGGCGAGACTCGTCGCCTGCATTGTTCTGTACACCAGCCTAG GCCACATTCCATCATCGCTTGGGGTAATCCTTCGAACCACAGACAAGATTGTTTGGGCAAATGAGTTTGAGC CCATTGAACTGACCTGTTTAATAGAGTCCATCTCAACAAACAACCCCAGGATAGAGTGGAAGAAGATCAAAAACGGCATTCCCAGTTACGTGTACTTCCAGAACAAGATCTCAG GGGACCTGGAGAACAGAGCCCAGCTCAGAGAGCCAGCCAACATTCTGATCTTCAACACCTCTCGGGCCGACACCGCCGAGTATCGCTGCGAAGTGGCCGCCATCGAAGATCAGAGGGACTTTGATGAGATTCTTATTAGTCTCGCAGTTCGAG TGAAACCCGTTGTGCCGCGTTGCAGCGTGCCGGAGTCTGTCACCGTGGGAACGTCAACGGAGCTGCGATGTTTGGAGAACGAGGGCTTCCCGGCCCCTCAGTACCGCTGGTTCCACAACAACGAGGAGCTTCCTCAAGATCCAAAGACCAGCCAGAGATTCGTCAACTTCTCCTACATTATCAACCCGGACACTGGAAGCTTG AAATTTCGACGTGTGAGGAAAGAGGACGCAGGCGAGTACTACTGCCAGGCGAAGAATGACGCTGGAAACGCTCAGTGTTCTCCAAAAGTAATGGATGTCT GTGACGTTGACGTCCTTGGAATTTTCCTCCAGTCTTGCGGCGGACTGATGGCAGTTGTCACTTTGatatttgtgatttatttaatgaaacGTTTGTGCTGTTACAAAAGTGTTTACAATGGAAACAA TTACAATACTCCTGCACAGGCTCCTGCTATTGACTATGCTGATGCAGACGAG GGTCATTTTCGGCACAAGTCTTCATTCATCATTTGA